The following are from one region of the Candidatus Dadabacteria bacterium genome:
- a CDS encoding ROK family protein, giving the protein MKRKFLGIDIGGTNLRGKIISEEGNVLGEGKTRSDAHMGISSLMEHLGDFIKGFSREEISAIGIGVPGTVDRRDGMLVHAPNIANTKNFPFTEALLERIGTETPVFIENDASCAALGEYRAGAGRGSDSMVMITLGTGFGGGIILNGNLWSGEDGFAGELGHMTIDPSGPECACGGRGCVETYVSQVAIKRIVRECPELAQKLAGTEESAIPERLAELAREKDPEAVSVWNDFGANLGVGISILVNVLDVKTVVVGGGLSNAWELFIGKTLEEAGTRCLSGTERKLEIKRAALGDDSGVLGACYVAKSGLGENS; this is encoded by the coding sequence ATGAAGCGGAAATTTCTCGGCATAGATATAGGGGGGACCAATCTCAGGGGAAAAATCATCTCCGAGGAGGGAAACGTGCTCGGGGAGGGAAAAACTCGCTCGGACGCCCATATGGGCATCTCGTCGCTCATGGAGCACTTGGGCGATTTCATAAAAGGATTCTCCAGAGAAGAGATATCAGCAATAGGGATAGGGGTGCCGGGAACGGTTGACCGAAGAGATGGCATGCTTGTTCATGCCCCGAATATAGCCAACACGAAGAATTTTCCGTTTACGGAGGCCCTTTTGGAGAGAATCGGGACTGAAACGCCCGTTTTTATCGAAAACGACGCATCCTGCGCAGCCCTGGGGGAATACCGGGCAGGTGCGGGCAGAGGCTCCGATTCAATGGTAATGATAACCTTGGGAACCGGATTCGGAGGCGGGATAATCCTCAACGGCAACCTCTGGTCGGGAGAGGACGGCTTTGCCGGGGAACTGGGACACATGACTATTGATCCGTCGGGGCCCGAGTGCGCATGCGGGGGAAGAGGATGTGTCGAAACCTACGTTTCGCAGGTAGCGATAAAGAGAATCGTCCGCGAGTGCCCGGAGCTTGCCCAAAAACTGGCCGGTACCGAAGAATCGGCCATCCCCGAGCGCCTGGCGGAGCTTGCCCGCGAAAAAGACCCGGAAGCCGTCTCCGTATGGAACGATTTCGGGGCGAACCTCGGGGTGGGAATATCGATTCTCGTAAACGTTCTGGACGTAAAAACGGTGGTTGTTGGCGGGGGGCTTTCAAACGCGTGGGAACTATTTATCGGGAAAACCCTCGAGGAAGCCGGAACAAGGTGCCTTAGCGGGACGGAGAGAAAGCTAGAGATAAAAAGGGCCGCTCTGGGAGACGACTCCGGAGTCCTAGGGGCGTGCTACGTGGCCAAAAGCGGACTCGGAGAGAACTCCTAG
- the tilS gene encoding tRNA lysidine(34) synthetase TilS, translated as MFLGKIRKTVDSFGMLDPGDVVVAGVSGGSDSMALLFALWDLREFYPDTDVVVSHVNHGLRGAESDEDAEFVREAARRLDFSFECVRVDTEAFRKKRGLSLEDAARELRYSFFNDILAKRSAHRIATAHTLNDQAETVIMRLIRGSGSQGLAGIRPSVGNIIRPLINVTKLEAREYLQSKGVSWREDSTNSSDEFLRNRIRNELVPLLESYNPAVEQVLSRVAAVCAAEADFISAEGEKRFGKIARVVEGGVLGDAEKLLREPPAIRFSVMRKSILAVKGDLNSVSAKHLFSIDEVVRSGDSSAEVNLPGGVVFHAGHGVFFFTREENFHGFPPTEIKSHGTHRVSPDLEVTVELTDDVSLWGEADVGYFPPQKVGFPITLRSFSEGDRFVPLGMRGAKKLKDFFIDEKIPRFLRKKVPIFETRDGIIWVGGLRTDNRFRADKTKGPWLRIRICGSSQKLLDLAVRSLEAP; from the coding sequence ATGTTTCTGGGCAAGATAAGAAAAACGGTTGATTCTTTCGGGATGCTTGATCCCGGGGATGTGGTTGTCGCCGGAGTGTCCGGGGGATCGGACTCCATGGCGCTTCTGTTCGCTCTTTGGGATCTGCGGGAGTTCTATCCAGATACGGACGTGGTGGTTTCCCACGTCAATCACGGTCTCAGGGGCGCTGAATCGGACGAAGACGCCGAGTTCGTGAGAGAAGCGGCGCGGCGGCTCGACTTTTCGTTTGAGTGCGTGCGGGTTGACACCGAAGCCTTCAGGAAAAAGCGCGGGCTTTCCCTCGAAGACGCTGCCAGGGAGCTTCGCTACAGTTTTTTCAACGATATTCTCGCGAAACGCTCGGCTCATAGAATCGCCACGGCACACACGCTTAACGATCAGGCGGAGACCGTTATAATGAGGCTCATAAGGGGGAGCGGCTCCCAGGGTCTTGCCGGGATAAGACCGTCAGTCGGCAACATAATACGTCCCCTGATAAACGTTACCAAGCTTGAAGCCAGGGAGTACCTTCAGTCAAAAGGCGTGTCTTGGAGGGAAGATTCGACCAACAGTTCCGACGAATTTCTAAGAAACAGGATAAGAAACGAACTTGTTCCCCTGCTTGAGAGCTACAATCCGGCCGTCGAGCAGGTTCTCTCCCGGGTAGCGGCCGTCTGCGCTGCGGAGGCGGATTTTATTTCGGCCGAGGGCGAGAAGAGGTTTGGTAAAATCGCCCGTGTTGTGGAAGGAGGCGTGCTTGGAGATGCGGAAAAACTCCTTCGCGAACCCCCGGCAATCAGGTTCTCCGTGATGAGAAAGTCGATTCTTGCCGTAAAAGGAGACCTCAACTCGGTTTCCGCCAAGCATCTCTTCTCGATTGACGAGGTAGTGCGCTCGGGCGATTCCTCAGCGGAGGTGAACCTCCCAGGCGGAGTCGTTTTTCACGCGGGTCACGGGGTTTTCTTTTTTACGCGCGAGGAGAATTTCCACGGGTTCCCTCCAACCGAGATAAAAAGCCACGGAACCCACCGGGTCTCCCCGGACCTTGAGGTCACAGTTGAGCTTACAGACGACGTCTCTCTGTGGGGCGAGGCCGACGTCGGATATTTTCCGCCCCAAAAAGTCGGTTTTCCCATAACGCTCAGGAGCTTTTCCGAGGGAGACAGGTTCGTTCCGCTCGGAATGAGGGGGGCCAAGAAGCTGAAGGATTTCTTCATTGACGAAAAAATACCGAGATTCCTAAGAAAAAAAGTGCCGATTTTTGAAACCCGAGACGGAATAATCTGGGTGGGCGGGTTAAGAACGGACAACAGGTTCAGAGCGGATAAGACGAAAGGGCCGTGGCTTAGGATAAGAATTTGCGGTTCTTCGCAGAAGTTGCTCGATCTTGCGGTTAGAAGCCTGGAAGCGCCCTAG
- a CDS encoding DUF502 domain-containing protein, whose translation MTKNGGIKIPDSKPPQSSFLKQSFIAGILIIVPFGVTIFVLYKLIKWMLFFFSTGPAGILRHFIDVPPYVFQGISFVIGIVATLLLIIFLGAVTRNFVGRRIVLFGESLISKIPLARAFYVSVKQVVQTLFFTSQMQSMKRVVLVEYPRKGVRAIAFVTGVTEAGRNHNMTDQKLVSLFVPTTPNPTSGIYVMVPEEELQELDISVEDAFRLIVSAGISQSDSDVSGQDKKNG comes from the coding sequence TTGACCAAAAACGGGGGGATTAAAATACCAGACTCGAAACCGCCCCAATCATCTTTTCTCAAGCAGAGCTTCATTGCCGGCATCCTGATTATCGTTCCCTTCGGGGTAACAATTTTTGTCCTCTACAAGCTGATAAAGTGGATGCTCTTCTTTTTCAGCACCGGCCCCGCTGGAATACTCCGCCACTTCATAGATGTCCCGCCTTACGTGTTCCAGGGAATATCTTTTGTCATAGGGATAGTGGCCACCCTGCTGCTAATCATTTTTTTGGGAGCCGTGACGCGGAACTTCGTTGGCAGAAGGATAGTTCTGTTCGGCGAGTCGCTTATCTCGAAGATTCCGCTTGCGAGAGCCTTCTACGTGAGCGTGAAGCAGGTCGTGCAGACGCTTTTTTTCACTTCCCAGATGCAGAGCATGAAAAGGGTCGTGCTGGTCGAGTACCCCAGAAAGGGGGTTCGCGCCATAGCTTTCGTGACGGGAGTTACGGAGGCCGGAAGGAACCACAACATGACGGACCAAAAGCTCGTCAGCCTGTTCGTTCCCACCACGCCGAATCCGACAAGCGGTATTTACGTAATGGTTCCGGAGGAGGAACTGCAGGAACTGGATATTTCCGTGGAAGACGCGTTTCGGCTTATAGTTTCCGCCGGAATTTCTCAAAGCGACTCCGATGTTTCTGGGCAAGATAAGAAAAACGGTTGA
- a CDS encoding integration host factor subunit alpha, which translates to MTKKDLAGVLYKEIGFSRRESAEIVNFFFDLMRERLMAGEEVKLPGFGTFRVTRRKSRIGRNPSTGEEVDIPSRLTVVFKPSRFLRKKIDQKRGD; encoded by the coding sequence ATGACAAAGAAGGATCTGGCAGGCGTTTTGTATAAGGAAATAGGGTTTTCAAGAAGGGAATCCGCGGAAATAGTTAACTTTTTTTTCGACTTGATGAGAGAGAGGCTTATGGCCGGGGAAGAGGTGAAACTCCCGGGTTTCGGAACCTTCAGGGTCACGAGAAGAAAATCACGAATAGGGAGAAACCCCTCCACCGGAGAGGAAGTAGACATACCTTCCCGCCTCACGGTCGTTTTCAAGCCCAGCAGGTTTCTCAGGAAAAAGATTGACCAAAAACGGGGGGATTAA
- a CDS encoding phenylalanine--tRNA ligase subunit beta → MIFPLGWLTDYLKIDVSAEELGEMLTMAGLELEALEDKGKALGDVCVAQINSIEKHPNADRLSVCEITDGQDRYAVVCGADNMKEGDKVAFAKAGTVLPATSKFPEGVKIKRSKIRGEDSEGMLCSADEMGLSGGEDGIMILSSKAELGTSMSDQIGYDGVIFEVGITPNRPDCMSIFGIAREVSAILGENLQKPSFSIKEGEKGISERVTVELEDTEACPRYCCRLIEGVRIEPSPSWLRERLEHCGIRSVNNVVDVTNFVLLEQGQPLHAFDCDKLDRGSISVRKAGEGETIETLDGIGRELLVEDLVICSGDRPVALAGIMGGADSEIDDATSSVLLEAAYFSPVGIRKTSRRNGLKSESSSRFEKGVDINNVLFALDRAAELISRLSGGTVAQGLIDVYPDPVSPREISLSVDRVCDLVGISTDSHEIAGLLEGLEFEVLSLSDDALLLRVPTFRVDIEREVDIVEEVARLLGYDNIPSVLPEVPMVAKKPNVITVMEKRLRDIFVSYGFLEAINYSFESPELLRTFGFEESIHIMNPISRELSEMRMSLLPSLVKNVRLNLSRQNQDVRLFESGKVFYPKDMDQLPNEVKKFAAIATGKRAPEIWDGEKFDFFDIKSVLERSLEVLSVDSRIDFESISPDHGFLWPGKSSAVLVDGNVLGVVGELHPHLLEKLEISESVYVLELDLSLLSVVYTSFERKFSPLPKFPSLRRDIALVVDDAVPVREILSVIKKADSGIIENAWVFDVYKGNSLEKGKKSVALSLILRNRERTLTDEDANRVQQDVLKSLEKTIGAELRSV, encoded by the coding sequence ATGATTTTTCCTCTTGGATGGCTTACTGACTACCTGAAAATCGACGTTTCCGCAGAAGAACTGGGAGAAATGCTTACCATGGCAGGCTTGGAGCTTGAGGCCCTCGAAGACAAGGGCAAGGCTCTTGGGGATGTCTGCGTCGCCCAGATAAACAGTATAGAGAAGCACCCGAACGCCGACAGGCTGAGTGTCTGCGAGATTACCGACGGCCAGGACCGCTACGCGGTTGTCTGCGGGGCGGACAACATGAAGGAAGGGGACAAGGTCGCTTTCGCCAAGGCGGGAACGGTTCTTCCCGCTACGTCCAAGTTCCCCGAAGGCGTCAAGATAAAGCGCTCTAAGATCCGTGGCGAAGATTCGGAGGGAATGCTGTGTTCCGCCGATGAAATGGGTCTCTCGGGCGGCGAGGACGGAATAATGATTCTCTCTTCCAAGGCCGAGCTTGGAACCAGCATGAGCGACCAGATCGGCTACGACGGTGTCATTTTCGAGGTTGGAATTACTCCCAACCGCCCTGACTGCATGAGCATTTTCGGAATTGCAAGGGAAGTATCGGCAATACTGGGGGAGAACCTTCAGAAACCCAGCTTCTCCATAAAAGAGGGAGAAAAGGGCATTTCGGAAAGGGTGACGGTAGAGCTTGAGGATACGGAGGCGTGTCCTAGGTACTGCTGCCGGCTGATTGAAGGAGTCAGAATTGAACCTTCTCCCTCATGGCTTCGGGAAAGGCTTGAGCACTGCGGAATCCGCTCCGTTAACAACGTTGTTGACGTTACGAACTTCGTTCTGCTTGAACAGGGACAGCCGCTTCACGCTTTTGACTGCGACAAGCTTGATCGGGGCAGCATTTCAGTCAGAAAGGCCGGGGAAGGGGAAACGATAGAAACGCTTGACGGCATCGGGAGGGAACTGCTCGTTGAAGATCTGGTTATCTGCAGCGGGGACCGCCCCGTCGCGCTTGCCGGAATTATGGGTGGTGCCGACTCCGAAATAGATGACGCGACAAGCAGCGTTCTGCTTGAGGCCGCTTACTTTTCTCCCGTGGGCATAAGGAAGACATCCAGGCGCAATGGTCTTAAGAGTGAATCCTCGAGCAGGTTTGAAAAAGGGGTCGACATAAACAATGTTTTGTTTGCGCTTGACCGCGCAGCCGAGCTTATAAGCCGTTTGTCCGGAGGAACGGTCGCCCAAGGCCTCATCGATGTCTATCCCGACCCCGTCAGCCCAAGGGAGATTTCCCTTTCGGTTGACAGGGTCTGCGACCTAGTCGGCATATCCACCGATTCCCACGAGATAGCGGGGCTTCTTGAAGGCCTTGAGTTTGAGGTTCTCAGCCTCTCCGACGACGCGCTTTTGCTTCGGGTTCCGACTTTCAGGGTGGATATAGAGCGCGAGGTGGATATCGTTGAGGAAGTCGCGCGTCTTCTGGGTTATGACAACATTCCCTCCGTCTTGCCGGAGGTTCCGATGGTAGCCAAAAAGCCCAACGTGATAACCGTCATGGAAAAAAGGCTCAGGGATATTTTCGTTTCCTACGGTTTTCTCGAGGCTATAAACTACAGTTTCGAGTCTCCCGAACTTCTAAGAACTTTCGGTTTTGAAGAGTCGATCCACATTATGAACCCCATATCGCGGGAGCTTTCGGAAATGAGGATGAGCCTTCTTCCCTCTCTGGTGAAAAACGTGAGACTCAATCTCTCAAGGCAGAACCAGGACGTGAGACTCTTCGAGTCCGGAAAGGTTTTTTACCCCAAGGACATGGACCAGTTGCCAAACGAAGTGAAAAAGTTCGCCGCAATTGCGACCGGAAAAAGGGCCCCTGAGATATGGGATGGGGAAAAATTCGATTTCTTTGACATCAAAAGCGTGCTTGAAAGAAGCCTTGAGGTTCTTTCCGTGGATTCCAGGATAGACTTCGAGTCCATTTCTCCCGACCATGGATTTTTGTGGCCGGGAAAATCTTCCGCCGTGCTGGTTGACGGGAATGTTCTGGGAGTGGTAGGGGAGCTTCACCCGCATCTTCTGGAAAAACTCGAGATAAGCGAGAGCGTGTACGTGCTCGAACTCGACCTATCCCTCCTGTCGGTTGTCTACACGAGTTTCGAGAGAAAGTTTTCCCCGCTTCCCAAGTTTCCCTCCCTTCGTCGCGACATCGCGCTTGTGGTTGATGACGCGGTTCCGGTGAGGGAGATTCTTTCGGTTATAAAAAAGGCTGATTCTGGTATAATAGAAAATGCGTGGGTGTTTGATGTCTACAAGGGAAATTCCCTTGAGAAAGGAAAAAAGAGCGTCGCGCTTTCCCTTATTCTTCGAAACAGGGAAAGAACCCTTACCGATGAGGATGCTAACAGGGTTCAGCAGGATGTTCTCAAGAGTTTGGAAAAGACAATAGGGGCTGAGTTGCGTTCGGTTTAA